A genomic region of Bosea sp. 124 contains the following coding sequences:
- a CDS encoding FAD-dependent oxidoreductase, with protein MSVEAFDVAVVGGGLHGLSAALHLARAGRKAVVIERRWTGRHASGATAAGVRTLNRDIAELPISLEAMEMWHRIAELVGDPCGFQAHGQLRVAETQEHMPALRQREARIRALGYAHEEMIDAAELRRLVPALSRHCVGALVARRDGAADPHRTIEAFRGACEAEGVAIAEGCGVEAVERRGEAWLLACGPRRFCAPVVINAAGAWAGRLAALFGDEIALGVRASMMIVTERLAPLLDPVVSVVGRALSFKQADQGTLVIGGGLQGAADLDAESSSVNFTELAKGARAASDLFPAVRGVRIARCWTGIEAQTSDHLPVIGASPNAPGLFHAFGFSGHGFQLVPVVGAILADLVTQGTTRRDIAAFAPRRLMQERAAA; from the coding sequence GTGAGCGTCGAAGCGTTCGACGTTGCCGTGGTGGGCGGCGGTCTGCACGGTCTGTCGGCGGCGCTGCATCTGGCGCGCGCAGGCCGAAAGGCTGTGGTGATCGAGCGGCGCTGGACCGGGCGGCACGCGTCCGGTGCCACCGCCGCCGGCGTGCGCACGCTGAACCGCGACATCGCCGAACTGCCGATCTCGCTCGAAGCGATGGAGATGTGGCATCGGATCGCGGAGCTGGTCGGAGATCCTTGCGGCTTCCAGGCCCATGGCCAGCTTCGCGTCGCCGAGACGCAGGAGCACATGCCGGCGCTGCGCCAGCGCGAGGCGCGGATCCGTGCGCTCGGCTACGCGCATGAGGAAATGATCGACGCCGCGGAGCTGCGTCGCCTCGTACCAGCCCTGAGCCGGCACTGTGTCGGCGCGCTTGTGGCGCGGCGCGACGGTGCCGCCGATCCGCATCGCACCATCGAAGCCTTCCGCGGCGCCTGCGAGGCGGAAGGTGTCGCCATCGCCGAGGGCTGTGGCGTCGAGGCGGTCGAGCGGCGAGGGGAGGCGTGGTTGCTGGCTTGCGGCCCGCGCCGCTTCTGCGCGCCCGTCGTCATCAACGCGGCTGGTGCCTGGGCTGGCCGGCTTGCCGCCCTGTTCGGCGACGAGATCGCGCTTGGCGTCAGGGCCTCGATGATGATCGTGACCGAGCGCCTCGCACCGTTGCTCGACCCCGTCGTCAGCGTCGTTGGCCGGGCGCTGTCCTTCAAGCAGGCCGACCAGGGCACGCTGGTGATCGGCGGTGGCCTGCAGGGCGCGGCCGATCTCGACGCGGAGAGCAGCAGCGTGAACTTCACCGAACTCGCCAAGGGCGCAAGGGCCGCGAGCGACCTGTTTCCGGCGGTGCGCGGCGTGCGCATCGCCCGCTGCTGGACGGGGATCGAAGCGCAGACGAGCGACCATCTCCCGGTGATCGGCGCCTCGCCGAACGCGCCCGGCCTGTTCCATGCTTTCGGCTTCTCGGGGCACGGCTTTCAGCTCGTCCCGGTGGTCGGCGCCATCCTGGCCGATCTCGTCACGCAGGGAACGACCCGTCGCGACATCGCGGCCTTCGCGCCCCGGCGCCTCATGCAGGAAAGGGCCGCGGCATGA
- a CDS encoding GSCFA domain-containing protein: MRIEYDAGTALSIMRANPVRGWMSGKADRMAKDRLTTGGFLEVDHHPKFQIDPSWPIFTMGSCFAREVENVLMMRGLSLVTKGHGVPAEHFETWNATTGRGGGAAGGELSRGALNKYSVRSMTHELRRVLLDETYPNDGLIELAADQWFDPHASGLRLLDRETAFANRQRLTAATATIRQARICFFTLGLTETWLDSETGLAMNAHPGPAWLARMPERFRFVDYGYDATLADMLEIMTMIRAHCHPEMRFIVTVSPVPLGATFKDTDVIVANSGSKSVLRAVAEELYRRFDFVDYFPSYEIVLNSPRPLAFEEDQLHVARDMVAAVMSTFERSYFREAAQTKAA, from the coding sequence ATGAGGATCGAATACGACGCAGGCACCGCGCTCTCGATCATGCGCGCCAATCCCGTGCGCGGCTGGATGTCTGGCAAGGCCGATCGCATGGCCAAAGACCGGCTGACGACGGGCGGCTTCCTCGAGGTCGATCACCACCCGAAATTCCAGATCGACCCGTCCTGGCCGATCTTCACGATGGGATCGTGCTTCGCCCGCGAGGTCGAGAACGTGCTGATGATGCGCGGCCTCTCGCTCGTCACCAAGGGGCACGGCGTACCGGCCGAGCATTTCGAGACCTGGAACGCCACGACCGGGCGCGGCGGCGGCGCCGCCGGTGGCGAATTGAGCCGGGGCGCGCTGAACAAATACTCGGTGCGCTCGATGACGCATGAACTCAGGCGCGTGCTGCTCGACGAGACATATCCGAACGACGGCCTGATCGAACTCGCCGCAGACCAGTGGTTCGATCCGCACGCCAGCGGCCTGCGTCTGCTCGACCGCGAGACCGCCTTCGCCAATCGTCAGCGCCTGACGGCCGCGACCGCGACGATCCGGCAGGCCCGCATCTGCTTCTTCACCCTGGGCCTGACCGAGACCTGGCTTGATTCCGAGACCGGCCTCGCGATGAATGCCCATCCCGGGCCGGCCTGGCTGGCGCGCATGCCGGAGCGCTTCCGCTTCGTCGACTACGGCTACGATGCGACGCTCGCCGACATGCTGGAGATCATGACGATGATCCGCGCGCATTGCCACCCGGAGATGCGCTTCATCGTCACCGTTTCGCCGGTGCCGCTCGGCGCGACCTTCAAGGATACCGACGTCATCGTCGCCAATAGCGGCTCGAAATCGGTCCTGCGCGCGGTCGCGGAGGAACTCTACCGGCGCTTCGATTTCGTCGATTACTTCCCGAGCTACGAGATCGTGCTCAACTCGCCGCGCCCGCTCGCCTTCGAGGAAGACCAGCTCCACGTCGCCCGCGACATGGTGGCAGCGGTCATGAGCACGTTCGAGCGAAGCTATTTCCGCGAGGCCGCGCAGACGAAGGCGGCCTGA
- a CDS encoding polysaccharide pyruvyl transferase family protein: protein MNAPVRDLATAATMAQAMKIMRATTTEVVVSVTRPAGGDWPALRLLLDGQDYATIRPAALLRGDATVAELTIPLPGLPDGRPHAVAIADAATGLLAPGSNLRPVAPTKALRALVIYPAGEVYDHDKVRWYRAPMEKLLSDYFNIGDMIVYDSTLKLLRYAHLEPMKIMNPTEADIERYASEFDYVFVRGSNFIHEKMEWFRAIEVLERVKLPVYAIGVGAQASQNRAIDLPEGSKRFWQIVGDRCAAIGVRGAFSAETLRRNGVGNVEVVGCPSIFRTRQRDLAIKVPDQREIRKVAFSLRREFDSSYTANPETYIRNQRQALLKVDSQSEMVMSSHGEQEEKAFFLRDDAAKAKAVAEFVHSGWWDGPDDARMRDIYERRLFSFFDVERYDEFARGIDLAVGYRVHGVLPAVAHGVPGVLVAYDTRSQELAETLKIPVVPEAALAEGGWRAVYQETALNALAKSYAQSYDRMRGFLDKNGIPHRM from the coding sequence ATGAACGCACCAGTCCGCGATCTCGCTACCGCCGCTACGATGGCGCAGGCCATGAAGATCATGCGCGCGACGACCACCGAGGTCGTCGTCTCGGTCACCCGCCCGGCGGGCGGCGACTGGCCGGCATTACGCCTGCTGCTCGATGGCCAGGACTACGCCACGATCCGTCCCGCAGCGCTGCTTCGCGGCGATGCGACCGTGGCCGAACTGACCATCCCGCTGCCCGGCCTGCCCGACGGGCGCCCGCATGCGGTCGCCATCGCGGATGCCGCGACCGGCCTGCTCGCGCCGGGCTCGAATCTGCGGCCCGTTGCGCCCACGAAAGCGCTTCGGGCGCTGGTGATCTATCCGGCGGGCGAGGTCTACGACCACGACAAGGTGCGCTGGTATCGCGCGCCGATGGAGAAGCTGCTCTCCGACTATTTCAACATCGGCGACATGATCGTCTACGACTCGACGCTGAAGCTCCTGCGCTACGCGCATCTGGAGCCGATGAAGATCATGAATCCGACCGAGGCCGACATCGAGCGCTACGCCAGCGAGTTCGACTACGTCTTCGTGCGCGGCTCGAATTTCATCCACGAGAAGATGGAGTGGTTCCGCGCCATCGAGGTGCTGGAGCGCGTCAAGCTCCCGGTCTATGCGATCGGCGTCGGTGCGCAGGCCAGCCAGAACCGCGCCATCGACCTGCCAGAGGGCTCGAAACGCTTCTGGCAGATCGTGGGGGACCGCTGCGCCGCAATCGGGGTGCGCGGGGCCTTCAGCGCCGAGACGCTGCGCCGCAACGGCGTCGGCAATGTCGAGGTCGTCGGCTGCCCGTCGATCTTCCGGACACGCCAGCGCGATCTCGCCATCAAGGTTCCCGACCAGCGTGAGATCCGCAAGGTCGCCTTCAGCCTGCGCCGCGAATTCGACTCGAGCTACACCGCCAATCCGGAGACCTATATCCGCAACCAGCGCCAGGCGCTGCTCAAGGTCGACAGCCAGAGCGAGATGGTGATGTCCTCGCATGGCGAGCAGGAGGAGAAGGCCTTCTTTCTGCGCGACGACGCGGCCAAGGCCAAGGCGGTCGCCGAGTTCGTCCATAGCGGCTGGTGGGACGGGCCGGACGACGCCCGCATGCGCGACATCTATGAGCGCCGGCTTTTCAGCTTCTTCGATGTCGAGCGCTATGACGAATTCGCCCGCGGGATCGACCTCGCGGTCGGCTACCGTGTCCATGGCGTGCTGCCGGCGGTGGCGCATGGCGTGCCCGGCGTCCTCGTCGCCTATGACACACGCAGCCAGGAGCTGGCCGAAACGCTGAAGATCCCGGTCGTGCCGGAAGCGGCGCTGGCCGAGGGCGGCTGGCGCGCCGTCTACCAGGAAACGGCCCTGAACGCCCTCGCGAAGTCCTATGCCCAATCCTACGACCGCATGCGCGGCTTCCTCGACAAGAACGGCATCCCGCACCGGATGTGA
- a CDS encoding polysaccharide pyruvyl transferase family protein, with translation MARILVISPSGEVYDHDNVRWYDYANLAAHIDHYHNIGDAFVFDSSLKLLNFERLDELPIAQVDSAAIDRANAEYDYVFLRGSNYVHAEMEWGQAPEVLRRLKIPVIAFGIGAQAPVSGRLELSQDTKTVLRLIADSTASVGVRGAYSADVLAGLGIRNVRIIGCPTAFRANDPELAIRLPALDQVRTAGVTLRREVSTTYARDIQRYLTFHRDLVKAMAGRFDVTLMAQGEVEEKKLALGTAAQKEEAMAALRENGWASEWYLDDEMERLYRSRMFYSDVVADYEQLVRRLDLVLGYRLHGNLMALANGTPSIYFTYDSRTVEFAETFKIPSFDVFSGQAFRLEEHWDQARFDRFNTAHGQVYAAMRDFLAENRVDNKMIRRPATPERKVA, from the coding sequence ATGGCCCGCATCCTCGTCATCAGCCCGTCAGGGGAGGTCTACGACCACGACAATGTGCGCTGGTACGACTATGCCAATCTCGCCGCGCATATCGACCACTATCACAACATCGGAGATGCCTTCGTCTTCGATTCCTCGCTCAAGCTGCTGAACTTCGAGAGGCTCGACGAACTGCCGATCGCGCAGGTCGATTCCGCCGCGATCGACCGCGCCAACGCCGAATACGACTACGTCTTCCTGCGCGGCTCGAACTATGTGCACGCCGAGATGGAGTGGGGGCAGGCGCCGGAAGTGCTGCGCCGGCTGAAGATTCCGGTGATCGCCTTCGGCATCGGGGCCCAGGCGCCGGTCAGCGGCCGGCTCGAGCTGAGCCAGGACACGAAGACGGTGCTGCGGCTGATCGCGGATTCGACCGCCTCCGTCGGCGTGCGCGGCGCCTATTCGGCCGATGTGCTCGCCGGCCTCGGCATCCGCAACGTCCGCATCATCGGCTGCCCGACGGCGTTTCGCGCCAATGATCCCGAGCTTGCGATCCGGCTGCCGGCGCTCGACCAGGTCAGGACCGCGGGCGTGACGCTGCGGCGCGAGGTCTCCACCACCTATGCGCGGGACATCCAGCGCTACCTCACCTTCCATCGCGACCTCGTCAAGGCGATGGCGGGACGCTTCGACGTGACGCTGATGGCGCAGGGCGAGGTCGAGGAGAAGAAGCTCGCGCTCGGAACCGCCGCTCAGAAGGAGGAGGCGATGGCCGCGCTGCGCGAGAACGGCTGGGCCAGCGAATGGTATCTCGATGACGAGATGGAGCGGCTCTACCGCAGCCGGATGTTCTACTCCGACGTCGTCGCGGACTATGAGCAGCTCGTGCGCCGGCTCGACCTCGTGCTCGGCTACCGACTGCACGGCAATCTGATGGCACTCGCCAATGGTACGCCGTCGATCTACTTCACCTATGACAGCCGCACGGTCGAATTCGCCGAGACCTTCAAGATTCCGAGCTTCGACGTCTTCTCGGGCCAGGCGTTCCGGCTGGAGGAGCATTGGGACCAGGCGCGCTTCGACCGCTTCAACACCGCCCATGGCCAGGTCTATGCGGCGATGCGCGATTTCCTCGCCGAGAACCGGGTCGACAACAAGATGATCCGGCGTCCGGCCACGCCGGAGCGCAAGGTCGCATGA
- a CDS encoding FAD-dependent oxidoreductase — protein sequence MQPDIIVIGGGTVGAAIAYGLARTRQRVLLLDGDDGDFRAARANFGLVWLQGKGLGMPAYQALTRDSIALWRGFTDELEAETEIDLTYEQKGGLAFCLGEDGFEKRRHDLMRLHNQSGDGRPDWEMLDRAALERLVPKASFGRNVTGASFGRHDGHTNPLRLLAALHGALPRHGGAICHRARVERIEPVGPDFRLILDGETLVAPRIVIAAGLGSPALARQVGLEVPLRPERGQVLVTERLEPFLPLPASGLRQTGEGTVMIGATKDDNGFDVSTTAEAAAWLSRKTVEIVPALAGVRLVRQWAGLRIMTPDGYPIYAQSQSHPGAFVALCHSGVTLAAFHAETLAGAIAAGSLPNTLSPFHQRRFDVPQAA from the coding sequence ATGCAGCCGGACATCATCGTCATCGGAGGGGGAACGGTCGGAGCGGCGATCGCGTATGGCCTCGCGAGGACCCGGCAGCGGGTCCTGCTGCTCGATGGCGACGACGGCGATTTCCGCGCGGCCCGCGCCAATTTCGGGCTGGTCTGGCTGCAGGGCAAGGGACTCGGCATGCCGGCCTATCAGGCGCTGACGCGCGACAGCATCGCGCTCTGGCGCGGCTTCACGGACGAACTCGAGGCCGAAACAGAGATCGACCTGACCTACGAGCAGAAGGGCGGCCTTGCCTTCTGCCTGGGGGAGGACGGCTTCGAGAAGCGGCGGCATGACCTGATGCGGCTGCACAACCAGAGCGGCGACGGCCGGCCCGACTGGGAGATGCTCGACCGGGCGGCGCTGGAGCGCCTGGTGCCGAAGGCGTCATTCGGTCGCAACGTCACGGGGGCGAGCTTCGGGCGGCACGATGGCCACACCAATCCGCTGCGTCTGCTGGCGGCCCTTCACGGGGCGCTGCCGCGTCATGGCGGCGCCATTTGCCACCGGGCACGCGTCGAGCGGATCGAGCCGGTGGGCCCGGATTTCCGCCTGATCCTCGACGGCGAGACGCTGGTCGCGCCCCGCATCGTCATTGCCGCCGGCCTCGGCTCGCCCGCGCTCGCCCGGCAGGTCGGGCTCGAGGTGCCGCTACGCCCCGAGCGCGGGCAGGTGCTGGTCACCGAGCGGCTCGAACCGTTCCTGCCGCTGCCGGCAAGCGGCCTGCGCCAGACCGGCGAGGGCACGGTGATGATTGGCGCGACCAAGGACGACAATGGCTTCGACGTCTCGACGACGGCGGAGGCTGCCGCCTGGCTGAGCCGCAAGACGGTCGAGATCGTTCCGGCGCTCGCCGGCGTCCGGCTCGTGCGGCAATGGGCCGGCCTCAGGATCATGACGCCCGACGGCTATCCGATCTATGCGCAGTCGCAGAGCCATCCCGGCGCCTTCGTTGCGCTCTGCCATTCGGGCGTGACGCTCGCCGCCTTCCACGCGGAGACGCTGGCCGGCGCGATCGCCGCGGGGTCTCTGCCAAACACGCTTTCGCCTTTCCACCAGAGACGTTTCGATGTTCCGCAAGCTGCATGA
- a CDS encoding ABC transporter permease has protein sequence MSSAATTTVEMRPGGLWLAFSQNRIAWVGLVLLALIVFVAAFAPWLAPYDPLEQNIVVRLEPPSAEFWLGTDSYGRDVLSRLIYGARISLFVGFVAILIAMLVGTTIGVIAGYVGGLFDQIVMGVLDVLLAFPTLLLGLMIAAMLGASLENLIIAIAVTEVAPFARVARAPTITLRQRDFVEASRSYGCGPLRIMSRHILPNMISDVVVMSSLWLASAIRTEASLSFIGLGVPPPAATWGGMIREGFENILDAWWLAVFPSLAILVTVLALNLLGDALRDASDPKSRAR, from the coding sequence ATGAGCAGCGCCGCCACCACGACCGTCGAGATGCGGCCGGGCGGCCTCTGGCTCGCCTTCTCGCAGAACCGCATCGCCTGGGTCGGGCTCGTCCTGCTCGCCCTCATCGTGTTCGTCGCGGCCTTCGCGCCCTGGCTCGCGCCCTACGATCCGCTGGAACAGAACATCGTCGTGCGGCTCGAGCCGCCTTCGGCCGAGTTCTGGCTCGGCACCGACTCCTACGGCCGCGACGTGCTCTCGCGGCTGATCTACGGGGCGCGGATCTCGCTCTTCGTCGGCTTCGTCGCCATCCTGATCGCGATGCTGGTAGGCACGACGATCGGCGTCATCGCCGGCTATGTCGGTGGGCTGTTCGACCAGATCGTGATGGGCGTGCTCGACGTGCTGCTGGCCTTTCCGACCCTGCTGCTCGGCCTGATGATCGCCGCCATGCTCGGGGCGAGTCTGGAGAACCTGATCATCGCCATCGCGGTGACCGAGGTCGCGCCCTTCGCCCGCGTCGCGCGCGCGCCGACGATCACGCTGCGCCAGCGCGACTTCGTCGAGGCCAGCCGCTCTTATGGCTGCGGGCCCCTGCGCATCATGTCGCGGCATATCCTGCCCAACATGATCTCGGATGTGGTGGTGATGAGCTCGCTCTGGCTCGCTTCCGCGATCCGTACAGAAGCCTCGCTCAGCTTCATCGGGCTCGGCGTGCCGCCACCGGCCGCGACCTGGGGCGGCATGATCCGCGAGGGCTTCGAGAACATCCTCGACGCCTGGTGGCTGGCCGTCTTCCCGAGCCTCGCGATCCTCGTGACGGTACTGGCGCTGAACCTGCTCGGCGATGCCCTGCGCGACGCGTCTGACCCGAAATCGCGCGCGCGCTGA
- the galE gene encoding UDP-glucose 4-epimerase GalE — protein sequence MAILVSGGAGYIGSHMVLELLDRGESVVVLDNLSTGFWWAVPKEAVLIQGDIGDQALVERIIAEHAITEIAHFAARIVVPESVADPLGYYLNNTVKTRSLLESAVRGGVKRIIFSSTAAVYGEPAVSPVPEEIALEPINPYGRSKLMSEWMLSDVARAHGLNFVVLRYFNVAGADPKGRSGQSSPHATHLIKVAGQAALGQRAALEVFGTDYPTPDGTGIRDYIHVTDLARAHLAALDHLRADGASLTLNCGYGRGYSVNEVVAMVKKVSGVDFPVVYSGRRAGDPAALVARADRIRAELAWQPQHDDLEQIVQQALDWEDKLKSRDIRLAS from the coding sequence ATGGCGATTTTGGTTTCGGGTGGCGCGGGTTACATCGGCAGCCACATGGTGCTTGAACTTCTGGACCGTGGCGAGAGCGTGGTGGTTCTGGACAATCTTTCGACCGGGTTCTGGTGGGCTGTTCCGAAGGAGGCGGTTCTGATCCAGGGCGACATCGGCGACCAGGCGCTGGTCGAACGCATCATCGCCGAGCACGCCATCACCGAGATCGCGCATTTCGCCGCCCGGATCGTGGTTCCGGAATCGGTTGCCGACCCGCTCGGCTATTATCTCAACAACACGGTCAAGACCCGCAGCCTGCTGGAGAGCGCCGTGCGCGGCGGCGTCAAGCGCATCATCTTCTCCTCGACCGCGGCGGTCTATGGCGAGCCCGCGGTCAGCCCGGTGCCGGAGGAGATCGCGCTCGAGCCGATCAACCCCTATGGCCGCTCCAAGCTGATGAGCGAGTGGATGCTCTCCGACGTCGCCCGCGCCCATGGCCTGAACTTCGTCGTGCTGCGCTACTTCAACGTCGCCGGCGCCGATCCCAAGGGCCGCTCCGGCCAGTCCTCGCCCCACGCCACCCATCTGATCAAGGTCGCCGGCCAGGCCGCGCTCGGCCAGCGCGCCGCGCTGGAGGTCTTCGGCACCGACTATCCGACGCCCGACGGCACCGGCATCCGCGACTACATCCACGTCACCGACCTCGCCCGCGCCCATCTGGCCGCCCTCGACCATCTCCGCGCCGACGGCGCCAGCCTGACCCTGAACTGCGGCTATGGCCGCGGCTATTCCGTCAACGAGGTCGTCGCCATGGTGAAGAAGGTCTCCGGCGTCGACTTCCCGGTGGTCTATTCCGGCCGCCGCGCCGGAGACCCGGCCGCCCTCGTCGCCAGGGCAGACCGCATCCGCGCCGAACTCGCCTGGCAGCCCCAGCATGACGACCTCGAACAGATCGTCCAGCAGGCCCTCGACTGGGAGGACAAGCTGAAATCCCGCGACATCAGGCTGGCTTCCTGA
- a CDS encoding (2Fe-2S)-binding protein produces MFRKLHDPGAQAVTIFIDGSPVAAEAGESVAAALLRQPEVWSRRTPVSESPRAPYCMMGVCFECLVEVDGLGSVQGCLTPVRQGMRIARQQGRRSLSA; encoded by the coding sequence ATGTTCCGCAAGCTGCATGATCCCGGGGCGCAAGCCGTCACGATCTTCATCGACGGGAGCCCCGTCGCCGCCGAGGCCGGCGAAAGCGTGGCCGCCGCGCTGCTGCGCCAGCCCGAGGTCTGGAGCCGCAGGACGCCCGTCTCGGAAAGCCCGCGTGCGCCCTATTGCATGATGGGCGTCTGCTTCGAATGCCTTGTCGAGGTCGATGGTCTGGGGTCGGTGCAAGGCTGCCTGACGCCTGTCCGGCAAGGCATGCGCATCGCCCGTCAGCAGGGCCGCAGGAGCCTGTCGGCATGA
- a CDS encoding NAD(P)/FAD-dependent oxidoreductase — MSTQQYAGAQENADETDLLIVGAGPAGMAAAVTARRHGLSVRVVDDQPAPGGQIWRGIETVAVTPRLTRLGAAYGAGVERAAAFRACGALYEPECQLWQIEPGFRAFVTREGRARRFGAKAVLLATGAQERPVPFPGWTLPGVLTVGAAQILLKTADSVPSSPVWIAGCGPLPLLYMTQLLAAGGRIAGFLDTTPRGRLGAALRHLPQGLGRFGDLAKGLSWSLALRRAGVRVIRNVAELRAEGEGRLQRLRYRTQEGREAEVAAEVLLVHEGVVPNIHAPLALGCAVRWHEGQHCHVPVLDGWGETSQANVFVAGDGAGIGGAEAAEPRGRISALRVAARFGKLGEDGAEAAARTERARLSHGLALRPFLDALYAPRPQVFAPADETLVCRCEEVTAGELRARAVQGRPGPNQLKAFTRAGMGPCQGRQCGYTMAHIVAAAQNRPIEEVGFYRIRPPLKPVTLGELASLDTREPAA; from the coding sequence ATGAGCACGCAACAATATGCCGGCGCGCAAGAGAACGCCGACGAGACCGATCTGCTGATCGTCGGCGCTGGCCCGGCCGGCATGGCCGCCGCCGTCACCGCCCGCCGCCATGGCCTCTCCGTGCGCGTCGTCGACGATCAGCCGGCACCGGGCGGTCAGATCTGGCGCGGAATCGAGACCGTCGCCGTGACCCCACGCCTTACGCGGCTTGGCGCAGCTTATGGCGCCGGCGTGGAGCGGGCCGCCGCCTTCCGCGCCTGCGGGGCGCTGTATGAGCCGGAATGCCAGCTCTGGCAGATCGAACCGGGTTTTCGTGCTTTCGTTACGCGTGAGGGGCGGGCGCGGCGTTTCGGCGCCAAGGCGGTCCTCCTCGCCACCGGCGCGCAGGAGCGCCCGGTGCCGTTTCCCGGCTGGACGCTGCCGGGCGTTCTGACGGTCGGTGCGGCGCAAATCCTGCTGAAGACGGCCGATTCCGTGCCGTCGAGCCCGGTCTGGATCGCCGGCTGCGGGCCGCTGCCCTTGCTCTACATGACGCAATTGCTCGCGGCAGGCGGCAGGATCGCCGGGTTTCTCGACACGACGCCGCGCGGACGCCTCGGGGCGGCGCTACGCCACCTGCCGCAAGGGCTTGGCCGCTTTGGCGATCTCGCCAAGGGGCTGTCCTGGTCGCTTGCGCTCAGACGGGCCGGGGTCCGAGTGATCCGGAATGTCGCGGAGCTGCGCGCCGAAGGCGAGGGGCGTCTGCAGCGGCTGCGCTACCGGACACAGGAGGGCCGCGAGGCGGAGGTCGCCGCAGAGGTGTTGCTCGTCCATGAGGGCGTGGTGCCGAACATCCATGCGCCGCTCGCGCTTGGTTGTGCGGTGAGATGGCATGAAGGCCAGCATTGCCATGTGCCGGTGCTCGACGGCTGGGGCGAGACCTCGCAGGCGAATGTCTTCGTCGCGGGGGATGGCGCCGGTATCGGCGGGGCCGAAGCGGCCGAGCCGCGTGGCCGGATCTCAGCGCTGCGCGTCGCGGCCCGCTTCGGCAAGCTCGGTGAAGACGGGGCCGAAGCGGCCGCGCGGACGGAGCGGGCCAGGCTCTCCCATGGGCTGGCGCTCCGGCCCTTCCTCGATGCGCTCTACGCGCCGCGTCCGCAGGTCTTCGCCCCGGCCGACGAGACGCTCGTCTGCCGCTGCGAGGAGGTCACGGCCGGCGAGCTGCGCGCCCGCGCCGTACAGGGGCGGCCGGGACCGAACCAGCTCAAGGCCTTCACGCGGGCCGGTATGGGCCCCTGCCAGGGCCGGCAATGCGGCTACACCATGGCCCATATCGTCGCCGCCGCGCAGAACCGGCCGATCGAGGAGGTCGGGTTCTATCGGATCAGGCCGCCGCTGAAGCCGGTGACGCTCGGCGAACTGGCGAGCCTCGATACGCGGGAACCGGCGGCGTGA
- a CDS encoding ABC transporter permease — protein sequence MMAYVLRRILLAIPTLFVMLTAIFVLVRLVPGDAASVILGDQASAASLAALREKLGLDQPVHVQYLAFLGKVLTGDLGQSLSSGRSVIQEVLLVLPSTIELTVAAIAIGLLFGLPLGVAAALSRNGWVDYVSRIVSLIGLSFPAFVSGILMLIVFAIQLNWFPVLGNTSGSGSFVERARALALPALNLGIIMTAYVMRVTRAAMLGVLTEDYIRTARAKGVGPGQLVVTHALRNSLIPIITVVGLYFGTLIGNSVLTEIIFNRPGLGKLIIGALNARDYTLLQGLMIIFAICVIVVNTLTDMAYGLVDPRVKYT from the coding sequence ATGATGGCTTACGTCCTCCGACGCATTCTGCTCGCCATTCCAACCCTGTTCGTGATGCTGACGGCGATCTTCGTGCTGGTCCGGCTCGTGCCGGGCGATGCCGCTTCCGTGATCCTGGGCGACCAGGCCAGCGCGGCCTCGCTCGCCGCGCTGAGGGAAAAGCTCGGGCTCGACCAGCCTGTCCATGTCCAGTATCTCGCCTTCCTCGGCAAGGTCCTGACGGGTGATCTCGGCCAGTCGCTGAGCAGTGGCCGCAGCGTCATCCAGGAGGTGCTGCTCGTCTTGCCCTCGACGATCGAACTCACGGTCGCCGCGATCGCGATCGGCCTTCTGTTCGGCCTGCCGCTCGGCGTCGCAGCGGCTCTCAGCCGCAACGGCTGGGTCGACTATGTCTCGCGCATCGTCTCGCTGATCGGCCTGTCCTTTCCCGCCTTCGTCTCCGGCATCCTGATGCTGATCGTCTTTGCGATCCAGCTCAACTGGTTCCCGGTGCTCGGCAACACCAGCGGCTCCGGCAGTTTCGTCGAGCGAGCACGGGCGCTGGCGCTGCCGGCGCTCAATCTCGGCATCATCATGACCGCCTATGTGATGCGGGTGACGCGGGCCGCGATGCTCGGCGTCCTGACCGAGGATTATATCCGCACGGCGCGCGCCAAGGGGGTAGGCCCCGGCCAGCTCGTCGTGACGCATGCGCTGCGCAACAGCCTGATCCCGATCATCACGGTGGTCGGGCTCTATTTCGGCACTCTGATCGGCAATTCCGTGCTGACCGAGATCATCTTCAACCGTCCGGGGCTCGGCAAGCTGATCATCGGCGCGCTTAACGCCCGCGACTACACGCTGTTGCAGGGGCTGATGATCATCTTCGCGATCTGCGTGATCGTCGTGAACACATTGACCGACATGGCCTATGGCCTCGTCGATCCGAGGGTGAAATACACATGA